GGAAGGTGCTTTACACAATGAATAATTCTTTATAGCAGGTGTGGGCAGCAGTAGAGGGaggacatttggccctccagttgtttgctgaactacaactcacacCATCCCTTgcaggggctgataggagttgtagtacagcaacatctggagggccaaaggtcccccacacTGGCTTTGTAAGATATGAAAAGCTAAGCTACTACATCATCCAAATATCCCCGGTGCTGGACAAATGAAAGGATGGAGCACAGGAGATACCCATCTCAGCTCAGAAGGACTGATTTGGTTCTTAGTGGCCCCTACCAATTCTGCAATGTATTACTGATATCTtcatagaattctatgattctaccttaaAAATGTCCAAACTCGAAGGAAAAGGAATTCTCACccattgccttttaaaatatggttCTGGTACATCTTcacttaaagaaagaaaaaacataacATATAAAAGCTATGGAAAAGTGAAGACATTGGATAATCAATAGCCATTTCAATTCAGATTAGCACCCTAGCAACTTAAAAAGAATGTTAAAGTCTACCTAGGATTGGTGTAATCAGGCATGCAGCTACATATTTCATGTAGGAAAAATAGCCTAACTAAAAATAAATAGTATTTGAAATTGTCCCACTGTTTCTTCACAACACAATATTAGGCATTTGTTGAATATACACCTAACTGGCCACAAGATATAACTCTGTTCCAGTACAGGAAAAGGAGCACTGATCTAGCAGCTAATAAATTGGGGCTCGTTAAGGCAATTTAGAATTTGTAGATAATTCCACACAGAAAAAATAGTACTCTTAATATTTTGCAGTTCTACCAACTACAACTAAGGTGCTCCAGaaagttttaaattaaaaaataaaatgaacagaGGACAGGAATGCCCTTCATTACCCAGGGAAATCCTTTCCTTAGTAATAGAGCTGAGGAGCTGAAACTGTACTATTTTAGTGGTGATGCAGCAGGGAAATCCCAGGTTGTCTGTAAAGTCAGACACAAAGACAGAGGAATATTCAAGAGAATAAGAGAGGGCAGTAAAATcacatgaataaaataaaaaataaaaaagtttttagAAGTAACACAAAAAAtatgttctttaaaaatattcttgCTAAAGCTCTTGTGTAGATTATGTAGTCTGGTCCTTCAGCATTATGGTCCATCAGTACCTGCAGTAAAGGAGAAAGAAAGCCAAAGTCAAGCCCTGGGCGCCCACCAAGACACAGGATCAAGTGGAGGCACTCCTGCCTTAGGTTATCAGAACTGCCAGTCCAATTCTAGTCTTCCCTTGCCTGGTGTATAAATCCATCATTAGCTGGCACTAGATGTTTGTATTTCCATTCAAGACAATTAAGCTAGAAGGGTTTTCTATTTTGCCTgtatttattactattatctgAACCCCAATCTTCCATCCAGGATGTTCAGAGAAGCCTCACAACTACCCTGCTCATCACACTAACAAAACTATTCAAAAAATTACAATTCATGTTGTCGTATCTGAATAATAGGCAAGTCCCTATATGTTTCCCAGTTTCCCCCAATGGAGAAGGTTACCTATAATAGTTTGGTTTAAAGGGTCCATTTTTATTAAGCCCCAGATACTTCGCTTGATCATCTGTTAGCTCTGTCAGATGGGCATCAAATGAAGGCAGGTGCAAGCTGGCAACATACTCATCTAGAAAGAATACAGGAAGACGTGTTAGAATCTCTAAGGTCCTGTTTATAGCGCCTAGACATATTTAACCAGTTACTCCTGAAAGCTTTCCCCACCAATTCTAGGCTCAATAAGGAAGGCCACTTGCAGGTCTAGCAAAGCTCATCTATAATTATTTCACACTATGGACAAATATCAGTGATTACATGAATACTGATGCAGAGACAGTCAATAGGTGGCGTATATTTTTGGCTGTGTGTTGTCCCACAGCATTCAGTCTGGAACTTTGGCTTTTAACATTTTTACCCTGAATTCAATCATGAGACAAGTTATAACCTAAGAGGTGAAATGGCCTTGGAATCTCTCATTCTCAACTCAATCTTTAACAGTTGTTTTTCATTTAACAATTCTTGCCAGAGGGTACAGTAGATGCTTCTGCCTTGTATTTTTCATATTCAAGACATTCAATAAATGTACATGTAGAAAGAAATAACAAATATATGTCCCCTGAAAAGTATATACCATATGATGTAGAAGAATGTTAAAATTCAATGTAGTCCTTTTAGTGGATTTTGTATTTTGATACTGGCAGACCCCtggcatttttaattttatttcaaaggTTTATTTTCCTATCTTTTGATAGTATTATCCcaaaaatgggacatccctagCTTATATACCCAGGATTACAATCACAGCAAACAGACTAATAAAAATATAGCTATTTCAGACAAAGAGGAAAGTTATCTAAAAACATCTAAATTTCAACTCTGAAGCCTGACATGAAATGGATGGGCATTGCCCAAAAGGCCTCAATATACTAAAATTCTCGATATACTAAAGTTCTTTAAATTCCTTCCGATTCTCAAAGCATGGCTGGGCCCAGCACAAACATGTGGTGAAGAAACTaggtttattacagtggtacatgCTGTGCTAGCCTGGTGTTCCAAGAGAGGAGGCTACCGCTCACTGATCAACAAGCAGCAGCTAACAATTCTACCATTGTTTGCTCACCCATCTTTTTAGGCAGAAGGTACACATCTTGTTTGTATCGTCCCTCAGGAGCATTGTAAAGCTCAATCAAAGCCAGAGCCTGTGAAGATCAGAGAGATGCTGGAAGTAACAACTGCAGGCTTTATCAATTCTTTCCAGCACACTCTGAAAAGTTATCATTGTAGTTTTGACACGCCGGGTGGCTAACCTATTAGTCTATGTTCAGCACCGGTACTTTAGACATTGAGCTTAGAGGTGGTTGTCCAAGCTTTTGGGATAAATGACACAACAGTTCTGTGGATCTAGCTTCTTTTTTGAAACTGCAGCGAGGAGTTTGTTGGTACAGAATACACCGAGTTAGTGAAAAGGAAATCTATGTGTTGCATCTTTGCTGAGCCAGTAGGAAAAAAAATAGGGAATGTAAACATGCTAAAATGTTATTAAGACTCACCCTAGTGCCTAAACAAACTAAGGTACATAGAGGCATTTTACTGAGGGGAAAGGCCAATCTCCCCTGTATGTGTGTAACACTATTCAGCtgaacaaacaattcatctgctCTGTTTCCTTAGTTTTTAACCTCTCCAGACTGCAAACTCTGTTTTCAAAGGCATAAACAGATACCAAAACAGTGGACAGttatgctgcttttttaaaactgaAGAAGGCATAATAATAAGTGAGAAGCAGCAATTCTAAgtatttcattcatttatagGTTCACTATGAAAGGACACTGGATTTGGTGATCTTGAGAACCTTGATCTTTCATTGTGGGGGGAAACCTGAAACACATGTAGGGCCATAAGAGAGGAAAAGTTCCGAAACGAATGGGAGATCTAGGCAGGGCTTCAAGTTGTAAAGGGGTGTGGCTTCAGCAATCGACACAACTTCCTCCCACGGTGAACCGTTTGCTCAATTGATCATTTGGCTCAGTTCTCCATGTCATTCCCTTATAGTTGAGCCTTTGcttcaaaatccacattttatttaatttcatcTATGATGAATACTTCAAATAAATATGCAAGTTCATATGCTCTGCATTATCTGTCTTGAGCGCATAATATTCTCTAGAACTCTAGCTGACAATATTTTTCAATGCCTCTATTTAAAGATCAGAACTAACAGGCAAAATGCAGTTCAAATAAATCCTCTAACTAGGCTTTTACTCAGACTTGAGTTGGAAAACTAATATAAATATGGTATCTTATATTTTCCATCCCTACAAACACATTATAAATACAGCATCAAGCAAGGCAGGGGAACCTGCAGGCTAAATCATGTACCTGAGTGGTAGCAGTAATGGACAGAACAAAGGTTGGAACTGTTGAACAGCTCAGATTCAGAAGTCTTCCCTAGAATGAcagggaaacaacaacaaaaaaactttTTGAGAAATCACCTCTTGTGCACAGAGAGCACCATCAAACAGAAATGCAATATTTCAGATTCAAGTGCAATGCTAAACTCTTCAGGTCCAGCAAACTTGGGATATAACTGCACAGTTTGAACCAGAAGCAATGTGGCCTGACCAGGACTAATAACCACTGATGTATTTAGGTAGTTAATGTTTCCTTTCCTGGTGAAAAGTTAAGATCTATGATGAACTGAAAAGCACAGGCATGATTTAGCAGTGAGGAGGATAAAATCTGTTTAGCAAAAACTTTTGAGATCTTCATATTCCCACTGGTCTGGCTAGCTTTGGAACTCTGCTATAAAGCTCAAGTCAGACAACAACTCTGAACTACCCAAATGACACCTGCATCATCTTCTCTTCTCAGCAGAACAGCTTCTCCTTGATACATAGCTAGCCGCCCATTCGATTAGCCTTCCAATACCCTGGGAACCTGAAAATAAGAGATACAATTCCTTATGATGAACCCTATAAAGCCCTCTGTTTAGGCTTTTGCCAACATACCTCAGCTAGCAGAACAACTCGTTTGCCATCAGGCCAGATTATATGATCCACTTGAGAACGTACACGCTCCCAGGTTAGCTCAGGGGTACGAAGACTAGCCTAGGAGAGATTGAGGCAGGGATCAACTACTAGGACTTATTAAGATGACTGAAAGCATAATTAAGATTAACAGACACTCACCACATCAATTTCAGTGTTGGAATGGCCCATGTTACATACAATGCAGCTATTTTTCATTCGGTCCAAGTGCTCTCTAGTCACCACATTTTTGTTTCCTGCAGTAAAAAGAGGCAGCTAAAGCAAGCTTCAGCCAGGTGAGCCATCAAATTTCCCCTTATCTATAGCTACAACTTTAATCCCAACACAGTGAGTTGAATCCCACCAAGTAATTGCATGAGTTACTTGCACAGTGTaattttccctccctcttctcgcCCGTGCAAATGTTGCCttcctccaaatctgctccagagggttcaTGGGGAGGAACTCAGAGCAGCTATGGTAAAGGTGCAGGGGGTTACATGAGCAGAACTCATTCCACTTGTATAATTACTTATTTGGATATACAACCTACAATAGAAAGCGATACAACTTATGTCCTCTTTATATCCTTTGCAGGTTTCCAGTTTGAGTGGGGAAATACTACTACTTGTTACTGAGCAAAAAGACAAAATTGGAAGGATTTCAGCATGTGGGGTGGGTAGGAATAATATGAATAATACATGTGCACAGTCCTTCCCAGATTGGTTTACCTGTGCAAGTTATGACAACATCCACTTGGCGAATGATTTCATTGAGTTTCACTACCCGAAACCCATCCATGCTGCCAAAGAGAAGGTAAGAGATTAAAGGGACATCAAACATGGCAACGTGAAACTGAACAAGCTGCTCTGGCTATTTAAGTTTTAAACCTCAAACTCTGTTCCCCAACATTTGATTGATGCTTAGAGAATCCACTGACAATGTCACACTGTAGTTATGTACATGCATTCATATATAGCTGTTTGACTAAAACTGCTGCAATAGTTTATTTTCATGAATAACAATAATTGCAGTTTTCACCAATACATTTTTCAGAAGTGTTTTTTCAGCTAAGCTTTGAACAGATATTAGGTGTGAAGATTTTGAAGAAAGGGGTCATTAATgtgcattttcattttattgaACTACAAGTTATATTGTTAATAATAAAACTTGCTAGATACCCATTCTACAATAATTGAACCTCTGCTTCTTTAAAAGCAAGACACAGTTAAAATGGAGATCATTATCTCCTTGTCTATATTTGGAAGAAACAGAGGGAGAAACACATGATTTATTTAAGGTTCATACTTTCAAACATTTCATATAGATGTTTCACTTATACCTCACCCTTCTTTTTACCCACTGCCAATAAAttaatccttttcacatgtattattGAAATAACTGACACTGCCTGAAACAACAGTAGCAACAGAAGAAATAAAGAGAAACAGGATATGCCATTTTACTAGTTGAGAGCAGCTGATCTTAGGGTAAGTTACAGAAGATTGACTTATTGGACACCGAAGCTCTTCCTATGCTCAGTAGGCAGGGACCAGAGAAATAACTTCGACATTTCCTGATATCTGTAGCAGTTCTGAAAAAGGACAAGTTGTGTGGGGCATTCTGAAGAGAAATGGGCTTTCTGGAGAAAGATCAGAGTGTTCAGAGGTAAAAAGGAAAGTTCTGCAAGATCTATTAAAAGCAGCATGCTATTAATCTTTATGAGTTCAAAATTTAAAGTAGACATTCTATCCTACTTTTTAGAAAAACCCTGCAAAGTAGTCAAATGGCTTATCCAGTTAAATTTTACTGCTTCTATTCATCTTACTGGAGTTTCACAtgtttatttcctcccccccccccaatattcttctTATTGACAAATGCATTTCGGCACACTATTCATGAGCCATTATTAACAGATCAGTGTCAAACTTATGAAGGAAAGGACTCTTACATATGGAGGTACAAGGTCACAATCAATTGTGGAACCCTCAAATAAAATGGAAGGAAATGGAAGATTCCCTGAAGCTTTATGCCTTCTTGCGTATATAGCCTCAGAATGTGAAGTTTTGGGTAGGGAGAGGCTCTTCTTTAGTAGGCTAATTAATTTTAACCTTTTGAAGTAGCCCAAAAAAGAACAGCAAGCAATACAAGAAAAGGCTTGTTCTCTCAGACAGCAGCATTTCTAACACCTCATTTCTCACCAGGCTTGAAGAGCACAGATAGGATCAATCTCTGTGATGCAAACTATGGCTCCCAGGGCCTTCAGAGCTGCACAGCATCCCTTTCCAACCTGGAATACACAAAAACAACTACAAAATCTAAGCAAATACAAGTGTTTTAAAAACACAGGATTTATTGAGAAACATTGTTGGATTACAGCCCATCTctgtcttctctctcccccccccccgcacttctACATACACACAAgtgtaaagagagagaaaatgtaagCAATGCAGCCAAAGGACCCAgaagtgtggtacagtggtacctctggttacctacttaatttgttccagaggtccgttcttaacctgaaactgttcttaacctgaagcaccactttagctaatggggcctcctgctgctgccgtgccgccagagcatgatttctgttctcatcctgaagcaaagttcctaacccgaggtactatttctgggttagcggagtctgtaacctgaagcatatgtaacccaaggtaccactgtatatgatatctgtatgcaaaaattaaaatatatacaatcAGTTGATTCACTGATGGACAGGGTGAATTCAGACCAGTTTATCACATGGGAAATTGCTGGAAAGTTTGCTGACTTCTGTATATACTCAACTATAGTAATACAGTCACCAGTGACTAGCTTTGTAGTATTCTGGTTTTAGGTTTGCTCTTCCTCCACCCTTGTTTGCTTCCCCCACTGCTTCTATGGCAGGGTTGGCTAACCCACAGCCCAGATCCAGCCTGGCAAGCTGTGGGAAGCGGCCCACCAGCTCCTGCAGCTGTAGCTTTAAGCTATAGCTTAGCACTGAGAATAAAACTTAAGTTTACCAAGCTTTTCTGGTCCCTGAGCCTTACTAAATTTTTAAATCCATGTTTTGTATAATGCTCAGTTTTATTTGTGATATATATACTTTTCTTTTTATCCTGTCTGTCTAGCTTTCATGCAATATTACCATATtgcctttttttcttatttaaatgcGTGGAGGAATAAATAAACAAGCCAACAAATAAATACAGCGCTCTGCCTGCTCTTTGGAGAGTAATCTCCAAGGGCAGACATAGCCCTTTATCTCCTGATCTCAGAACTGTGGCAATCAGCTCTGAGATCAGGAAACAAAATCTCTGCTGCCTGCTCTTTAGAATCGCAGGCAGAAATCCTAGTGCTCAGATTGGGAGATAAAAGCTATCTGTCTTCTTTTTAGAGATGCAGAGTGAAAAGGCAGCATTTCTCCCCTCTCCTATCTCAGAGCCAAATAGGCAGGAATGGAAATGCTGTCTTTTTCTCTTCACAGAGTAAAATATAGCATTTCCTCCAGCTGTAAAGAAAGAGAACGATTTGTGCATGTATGTAACAGAGCGAATGTATGTGTGTGAGGACTGCATGCATGCATTTGTATGTGTAATGGGGATGACTTTGTAAGAGCTTTTATCCTTCCAGGGTGGTTGGGTGGGGAAatggtgtgtgcacgcacacttgaATGTAAGTGTGTGGGGGCATGTATGACACTGTGTGGATGTAGTGAGTGTGCATCTTTAACTACACACTGATCATGCCCACCTGCGGTCCTCAAAGGGCTGGTTGACTGTTAATGAGGCCCTAAGGCCGAAAAAAGGCACACCTGCAATGTGGACTGAATAGATTTGTTCTATGTATCCCTACATGCATACGGCACCAGTGTTTTATCTCTAATTCCTGGTTTGTTCTTCATGGAAGCTGGTGGTTTTGGGAATTGACAGATAATGTTGCTTGGTttctaaatgtatattttaaaacagtatattcctatttattttaattggagtatccactgtcttcagatctcctcaactgaggcatttaaaaaaacaaaaaaacaaaaacctgagaaACCAACTCCCACCTTCAATCACTTTATAGTCAATATTAATAGCATACAGACACAGTCTCTTAACTTCAGAGGCATCATAGCACTAtttctctgttttaaaaaaattcctctcAACCATACCAGAACAGCAAATACTTGAAGTATATAAATCCTCTGAATTATGAGATTtgaacaaaatggggggggggacaggaagctaaaatattcattttaacaaAATGTCTCCATTCAACTCTCATCACTCAGATAAATgccgtttgtttgttttgctcacAGACAGCAGCCACCATGGTTTACTACATTCTAATATGTGAAAACTTTTGCCACAGGAGAGGGGCAACCTTTACTACATTAAGAATGCATGGCAAAAAAATGTATACTATGTTTCTCTAGTAATGCAGTGAAACACATGATAGGAAACTCTGCCATGTGTTAAGACAGCCATCTGTACTGGTTTAGTTTGTCCACATATGAACACTAGAAAAAAAATTATAgcctaatctttttttttttaatttggataATAGCTCCATTGCTCCTGTCTCTCTGTATGAAAAGTTGGGAAAGAATCAGATAAGCACTAATAAGAAAAAGAGGAGTTCAGAACTCTCCCTAATATCCCTTTACACAATCCTGCCCCCTAAGTACTTTTCTTCCAGACAAGGTAACTTCAATACTGAGCTTCAGCTGCAAATATAGGAGCTGCGCAAAGATTCTCCACTCCACACTAGAGAACTCATTTTGCCATTAAAATcagacttccctccatccccatAGGCCTATTAACATGACTAGAGCAGCTCCAATCAGGTTAGCATAGAAAGCTGCCGCAGCACATGTAGTTTAGCCCTAAAATGTACATAATTCAACTTGTGCTATTCATACATTGCTGGAAGCACCCATGTTGAAGCACTGTTATCTGCGCAAATTTCAGCACACTTAAACCATAATGTGTGCCCTAATCACCTCTTAAATTCTTTCCAGATTTTACTGTACAAATACAGCTGAGAGTAGAGACTCTTCTAATGATGTGAAAACACTTGCTAGTATCATCAGCTTGCAATTACTGTGAGAGCCATTACAATTGGATGCATAATCTTCTGATGCAACACAAGTTGTTCCTAATGCTCCTTATAGTAATCACATAAGGAGTCATTACTAGTAAAAGGTAGATCATGAATACAGAAGGTAATGAATGCTAAAGCAAAGgtaactgtactgtactgtactgtactgtacactAATGAGAGCTGCTGAATCAGCCGGGCTACAACTCACCTCACCATAGCCACACACCACCACTTGCTTTCCTCCAAACATCACATCCGTTGTTCGCTTTAGGctgtgggagagaaagagactcTTTTTGAGAAGCTAACCACATGCAAAATACATGCTTGACTCAATACAATGGCTTTGCTTAGCTGTCTCGATAAACACTAACGTGCACAAGCCACGGAAAATCTGGAGCTTGCCTCTCTTTGTCCTGCATGGGCCAGAGGACTTCAGAAGCATTTGCATACTTTTGATTTTAACTAACTGAGCCTTCCTGTTTCATCTgaactgggaactgtggtttatggAACTATGGCTGGCAAGAATAAGCCAGTTTCAAGCCATAGTTCATGAAACAGGCTGGTGTAAACAAACTATCCTGAGTGTAAACCAGATTTTTGGGTTAAACGGGAAGCTGCAATTAGCTGAAACCAAAAGCAAATGCTTTCAAAGTCCTCCTCCCAGTCATAAAGGAGTAGGAGAGGGTGGAGAATGCGAGCTGAAGACTTGCCGAAGTTCATTGAGTGGTTTATTGAGATGCCCTAATGTGGTCAATGTTTCTTAATTCCACAGTAGTATGACCCTATGTGGCCACCAGATAATACGATCACAGCAGTATTCAACTCTACAACACAAGGAGCTGAATAGGAAAAATATGGAAGCTGGGGGCTGATTCTGAGGGTTttaactcccaactcccaaagcTGAGTGCCAGACTCACCCATCCAAGATGGATTCTCTGCAACAATATAAGTTATCAAATTTCTGTTTGGTGACAGAGTCATTTACATTCATAGCTGGAACACAAAGTTTCCCAGCCTTTGATAACTGGTATAAcctaaaagagaaaaagagaagattTCAGAACTGAATAGTGTGAGAA
The Podarcis raffonei isolate rPodRaf1 chromosome 6, rPodRaf1.pri, whole genome shotgun sequence DNA segment above includes these coding regions:
- the AHCYL1 gene encoding S-adenosylhomocysteine hydrolase-like protein 1 isoform X2; the encoded protein is MSSVPDAAAGDELKQTKEMEDAEKYSFMSTLTKAPKKQIQFADDMQEFSKFPTKTGRRSLSRSISQSSTDSYSSAASYTDSSDDEVSPREKQQTNSKGSSNFCVKNIKQAEFGRREIEIAEQDMSALISLRKRAQGEKPLAGAKIVGCTHITAQTAVLIETLCALGAQCRWSACNIYSTQNEVAAALAEAGVAVFAWKGESEDDFWWCIDRCVNVDTWQANMILDDGGDLTHWVYKKYPNVFKKIRGIVEESVTGVHRLYQLSKAGKLCVPAMNVNDSVTKQKFDNLYCCRESILDGLKRTTDVMFGGKQVVVCGYGEVGKGCCAALKALGAIVCITEIDPICALQACMDGFRVVKLNEIIRQVDVVITCTGNKNVVTREHLDRMKNSCIVCNMGHSNTEIDVASLRTPELTWERVRSQVDHIIWPDGKRVVLLAEGRLLNLSCSTVPTFVLSITATTQALALIELYNAPEGRYKQDVYLLPKKMDEYVASLHLPSFDAHLTELTDDQAKYLGLNKNGPFKPNYYR
- the AHCYL1 gene encoding S-adenosylhomocysteine hydrolase-like protein 1 isoform X1, translating into MSSVPDAAAGDELKQTKEMEDAEKYSFMSTLTKAPKKQIQFADDMQEFSKFPTKTGRRSLSRSISQSSTDSYSSAASYTDSSDDEVSPREKQQTNSKGSSNFCVKNIKQAEFGRREIEIAEQDMSALISLRKRAQGEKPLAGAKIVGCTHITAQTAVLIETLCALGAQCRWSACNIYSTQNEVAAALAEAGVAVFAWKGESEDDFWWCIDRCVNVDTWQANMILDDGGDLTHWVYKKYPNVFKKIRGIVEESVTGVHRLYQLSKAGKLCVPAMNVNDSVTKQKFDNLYCCRESILDGLKRTTDVMFGGKQVVVCGYGEVGKGCCAALKALGAIVCITEIDPICALQACMDGFRVVKLNEIIRQVDVVITCTGNKNVVTREHLDRMKNSCIVCNMGHSNTEIDVASLRTPELTWERVRSQVDHIIWPDGKRVVLLAEGRLLNLSCSTVPTFVLSITATTQALALIELYNAPEGRYKQDVYLLPKKMDEYVASLHLPSFDAHLTELTDDQAKYLGLNKNGPFKPNYYRY